GTTCCTCAACTCTATCTATAAGATCGGTTTCATCATCATCGGGTGCTATGCCGCCTATACCCTTGGCGGGAACAATGTCGTCGTCACCACGGGGCCATTTTATCAGGCCGGGCTCTTCGGCGACCCTTCTCACTACTGGCCCGCCGTGATCGCGGCGGCCTTCGGGGCCGTGAGCATTTCCGCCGGCGCGCTCACCTATGCCCGCAAGGTGATGCGGACGGTGGGCCATGGCATCACGGCGCTTGACCCGTTCTCAGCACTCGTGGTAGTCCTCTCGCACGCGATCGCGATTCACCTCTCCACGCAGTTCCATATACCGGTTTCATCCGCCCAGGCCACCGTGGGGGCTGTCGCCGGCGTGGGTTTCTCAAAGGGGATGCGGACGGTGAATTCGAGGATGCTGGCGACGATCTTCTGCGGCTGGGTGCTGACGCCGGCGGTCTCGGCGTTTCTCGCTCTGGGGATTGCATATATCATCGGGGTACGCTAACAAAAGGAGGGCACCATCATGTTCTGGGACAAGAAAGAGCAGCAGGTTAAGGAGTTCATGAAGGAGCACCTCGAAAAGGTCAAGGAGTGCCTCGACCTCTTCGAGACCACGATCGCGCTCTACCTGGACGGCAAGGAAGAGGAGGCTAACGTGAGCTCCTACAATGTTCATAAGAAGGAGCACGAGGCCGACGAGTGCAG
This portion of the Candidatus Auribacterota bacterium genome encodes:
- a CDS encoding inorganic phosphate transporter; translation: MILFAKLLGGLFLGWGIGANNSADIFGTAVATNSIRYKTAIILIAIFVALGAIVEGPKLYHSYRFSTTITMTLAFVATMSAAVTICVCTYMSLPASASQAAVGGVMGIAIWANGMGGADWGKLGVWGCCWVLSPLASACIAFMFMKFVGPLIQRHIKNVEFLNSIYKIGFIIIGCYAAYTLGGNNVVVTTGPFYQAGLFGDPSHYWPAVIAAAFGAVSISAGALTYARKVMRTVGHGITALDPFSALVVVLSHAIAIHLSTQFHIPVSSAQATVGAVAGVGFSKGMRTVNSRMLATIFCGWVLTPAVSAFLALGIAYIIGVR